The Fulvia fulva chromosome 13, complete sequence genome window below encodes:
- a CDS encoding F-box protein, protein MALDMQSNWTVRMEKNLDYVTSGGRKNNDDVSNDHQPPKVDEKPRVWTSPAVYLPDEVIIQILEYVSHFKESQYTLASCCRLSGQWYSAAVPMLYASPHLYGKNFDPFVQTVVPSKNLHVRKSILAKLVKVLDMRGLVHQGSKSTTARLLGRTKENLEAFVAPVATFGDNCLAPLSKCPNLRLLDLAMVSESPSLSRLLQTVSHIQSLTTFRLPRSAGFHGQVTPGSVTWPPRLENLSLSGGIDAHFMHGIVALPPTLRSLTIEHCPAAKGFALMHLLRTAVQPLPELEILRLANLPRLGTTALDSVLVVLPGLTKLSVSVDYISPILFDLDVGSHKEAVEYIPCLPHSASLPTRHRWTPGRVCDLRTLELTNSGNPGIEDKISPIDVMIALDEGTLPHLRQVRVAKSLLWHTSSTADDLDALSDALKESAVQQGDAESAMGVWTFDG, encoded by the coding sequence ATGGCGCTGGACATGCAGAGCAACTGGACTGTCCGGATGGAAAAGAATCTTGATTATGTCACCAGTGGCGGGCGTAAGAACAACGACGATGTGTCCAACGATCATCAACCCCCGAAAGTGGACGAGAAGCCCAGAGTATGGACGAGCCCAGCTGTATATCTTCCGGACGAAGTGATCATACAAATCCTGGAGTATGTCTCCCACTTCAAGGAATCACAATACACACTGGCATCATGTTGCCGCTTATCGGGACAATGGTATTCAGCGGCTGTGCCCATGCTCTATGCAAGTCCGCATCTCTACGGGAAGAACTTCGATCCGTTCGTGCAGACCGTCGTGCCGTCCAAGAACCTCCACGTCCGGAAGAGTATCCTTGCCAAGCTGGTGAAAGTCCTCGATATGCGGGGCCTCGTGCACCAAGGGAGCAAGTCTACGACCGCACGACTATTAGGGAGGACGAAGGAGAATCTGGAAGCATTCGTTGCGCCGGTAGCGACATTCGGCGATAACTGTCTGGCACCACTATCGAAATGTCCGAACCTACGGCTACTGGACCTAGCTATGGTGTCGGAATCACCCTCACTATCACGACTCCTCCAAACAGTCTCTCACATCCAAAGCCTCACAACATTCCGCCTCCCCCGCTCCGCCGGTTTTCACGGCCAAGTCACACCCGGCTCAGTGACCTGGCCACCACGCCTAGAAAATCTCAGCCTAAGCGGCGGCATCGATGCACACTTTATGCACGGCATCGTCGCATTACCTCCAACCCTACGAAGCCTGACTATCGAACACTGTCCAGCGGCAAAGGGATTTGCATTGATGCACCTCCTCCGCACAGCAGTCCAACCACTCCCCGAACTGGAAATCCTGCGCCTCGCCAACCTCCCACGACTCGGCACCACAGCTCTCGATAGCGTTCTGGTGGTACTTCCCGGCCTAACGAAACTCAGCGTCAGCGTCGACTACATCTCCCCAATCCTCTTCGATCTGGATGTAGGCAGCCACAAAGAAGCTGTCGAGTACATTCCCTGCCTCCCCCATTCCGCAAGCCTCCCAACCCGGCACAGATGGACTCCCGGGCGCGTGTGCGATCTTCGAACGCTGGAGCTGACGAATAGTGGCAATCCCGGTATCGAGGACAAGATCTCACCAATTGATGTGATGATTGCATTGGATGAGGGAACTTTACCACATTTGCGGCAGGTGAGGGTTGCGAAGAGTTTGCTGTGGCATACGTCCTCTACGGCCGACGATTTGGATGCTTTATCGGATGCGTTGAAGGAGTCGGCGGTCCAGCAGGGTGACGCGGAGAGTGCGATGGGGGTGTGGACTTTCGATGGATGA
- a CDS encoding Cytochrome c oxidase subunit 13, mitochondrial encodes MFGLRAIRSQTPAIRQLTQRRLQSGGVQSPADNAFNRERQAVKEHAAESSDLWRKLSIYVVIPSLIIASVNAWRLWDEHWEHVAHGPPLEEKTEYPYQNIRTKNYFWGDGDKTLFWNPKVNYHKKDEE; translated from the exons ATGTTCGGACTACGCGCGATCCGCTCACAGACACCGGCCATCCGCCAGCTCACCCAGCGCCGCCTTCAGTCTGGCGGTGTTCAGAGCCCGGCCGACAATGCCTTCAACCGCGAGCGACAGGCAGTGAAGGAGCATGCCGCGGAGTCGAGTG ATCTCTGGCGCAAGCTCTCCATCTA CGTCGTCATCCCCTCCCTTATCATCGCCAGCGTGAACGCATGGAGGCTGTGGGACGAGCACTGGGAGCACGTTGCTCACGGTCCACCGCTTGAGGAGAAGACCGAATACCCATACCAGAACATCCGAACCAAGAACTACTTCTGGGGTGACGGCGATAAG ACCCTCTTCTGGAACCCCAAGGTCAACTACCACAAGAAGGACGAAGAGTAA
- a CDS encoding Autophagy-related protein 29, protein MSPSSSALPVRDRPRSRQSSNATPIAGRAPSKRSSKEKISSRQHSPSSPVREVVKARPPQYTVFIRLPFIRQGFEDPPPVQWDAAKDRKLWKIISAGKSSDLDWEGLSQDFAVDLQFLLMQAAWLSERHMERMKKQVARIAQGDGASSSGTGSAVGGLKMERGGSRNSRILPGSGLRRESPIGEPSGSPGTSTPQARGTISRSPSTTTVTQSKVTGSTTATARQQPYLQRAHRGSSGSGRKPQRLVTDSSRDDYDEDALEHEGRSESDSDDEPVSAVARSQAFCRPLMARKPKSKLGTLASDGDADGDDDDDDSGGCYLPFAAASKADPAATIRSSPKRTAATLAFATTTATSSKPKPTRENSTATTATDSSPSSSGMQRKLSTDTEGASDTPSGQHVPRQRSDRRPGPLSPRHRAQLASMSPGSKRDGIEGTPSMGSSFSDLDDASVTQSALEDALMSNMRHQGGSTMASRMSSLRDALGRRNG, encoded by the exons ATGTCTCCGTCTTCGTCAGCATTGCCAGTGCGCGATAGACCACGATCCAGGCAAAGCTCAAACGCAACGCCGATCGCCGGCCGAGCTCCTTCCAAGCGCTCGTCTAAGGAAAAGATCTCATCAAGACAACACAGTCCTTCATCTCCAGTACGAGAAGTAGTCAAGGCCAGGCCACCGCAGTACACGGTGTTTATCAGATTGCCGTTCATCAGGCAAGGGTTTGAGGATCCACCGCCGGTACAGTGGGATGCTGCTAAAGATCGCAAGTTATGGAAGATTATCAGTGCTGGGAAAAG CAGTGATCTGGACTGGGAGGGTTTGAGCCAGGACTTTGCGGTTGACCTGCAGTTCTTGCTCATGCAAGCGGCATGGCTGAGCGAACGCCATATGGAGAGGATGAAGAAGCAAGTTGCTAGGATCGCGCAAGGAGATGGTGCGAGCAGTAGTGGGACAGGAAGCGCAGTCGGGGGGCTGAAGATGGAAAGAGGTGGCAGTCGAA ACTCCAGAATTCTGCCTGGAAGTGGCTTGAGACGAGAGTCTCCAATAGGTGAGCCCAGTGGATCGCCTGGAACCAGCACGCCACAGGCGAGAGGCACCATATCACGATCGCCATCTACAACCACCGTGACGCAAAGTAAGGTAACAGGATCGACCACAGCGACAGCTCGCCAACAACCATATCTGCAACGTGCACATCGAGGCTCAAGTGGTTCTGGTCGAAAGCCGCAACGGCTAGTAACAGACTCCTCCCGCGACGACTACGATGAAGATGCATTAGAGCACGAAGGCAGATCAGAGTCCGACTCTGATGATGAGCCTGTATCGGCCGTGGCGAGGAGTCAAGCTTTCTGCAGACCTCTGATGGCCAGGAAACCGAAGTCGAAGCTGGGGACGCTCGCATCGGATGGTGATGCTGAcggcgacgacgacgatgATGATTCGGGAGGGTGCTATCTGCCCTTCGCAGCCGCTTCTAAAGCCGATCCAGCCGCGACGATTCGCAGCTCACCCAAGCGAACAGCCGCCACTCTAGCATTCGCAACAACCACGGCCACGAGCAGCAAACCCAAGCCCACCCGCGAGAACTCCACAGCAACAACCGCCACCGATTCCTCGCCCTCATCCTCCGGTATGCAACGCAAACTGTCCACCGACACCGAAGGCGCTTCAGACACTCCCTCAGGCCAGCATGTCCCTCGACAGCGGAGCGATCGACGTCCAGGACCATTGTCACCTCGCCATCGTGCTCAGCTTGCAAGCATGTCGCCAGGATCGAAACGTGATGGAATTGAAGGAACACCGAGCATGGGATCCAGCTTTAGTGATCTGGACGATGCAAGTGTGACGCAGAGTGCCCTGGAAGATGCGCTGATGAGCAATATGAGGCATCAGGGTGGGAGTACGATGGCGAGTCGGATGAGTAGTTTGAGGGATGCGCTTGGTAGGCGCAATGGTTGA